Proteins from a genomic interval of Narcine bancroftii isolate sNarBan1 chromosome 12, sNarBan1.hap1, whole genome shotgun sequence:
- the socs1a gene encoding suppressor of cytokine signaling 1a: MVADRNLTDRAANARDQLEPQILEPIDHDNGFPQPSHRHQQARANPINRQVETHFKTFRSQSDFHIIIRTCRYLEDSGFYWGPMPVEVAHNKLKNEPVGTYLIRDSRQKNYFFSLSVKTANAPISFRIQFKGGLFGLDGSKEFFSCIMKLIEHFATSPRKLLSKPLRKVRLQSLQEICRKRIIESYGRENIEQLPLNPVLKDYLKTFPFRI, from the coding sequence ATGGTGGCAGACCGCAATCTGACTGACAGAGCTGCCAACGCCAGAGACCAACTCGAGCCTCAGATACTGGAACCCATAGACCATGACAATGGCTTTCCACAGCCCAGCCACAGACACCAGCAGGCAAGGGCCAACCCCATCAACCGCCAGGTGGAAACACACTTCAAAACGTTCAGATCTCAGTCAGACTTTCACATCATCATCAGGACTTGCAGGTACTTGGAGGACAGTGGCTTCTACTGGGGTCCAATGCCAGTGGAGGTGGCTCACAACAAGCTTAAAAACGAGCCGGTGGGGACCTATCTTATCAGGGACAGCAGACAGAagaattattttttctctctcagtgTCAAAACTGCCAATGCTCCCATCAGTTTCAGGATTCAGTTTAAGGGTGGTCTTTTTGGTTTGGATGGCAGCAAGGAGTTCTTCAGCTGCATCATGAAGTTGATCGAGCATTTTGCAACCTCGCCCAGGAAGCTTCTCTCTAAACCTCTCCGGAAAGTCAGGTTGCAGTCCTTGCAGGAAATCTGCAGAAAGAGGATTATTGAGTCATATGGGAGAGAAAACATCGAGCAGCTTCCCCTGAACCCGGTCTTGAAGGATTATCTGAAAACATTTCCATTTCGCATCTAA